A section of the Vicinamibacteria bacterium genome encodes:
- a CDS encoding VOC family protein, whose protein sequence is MTRLRWAPVLGSLIIAATPPGSPNMSAVRASGGPGRPRILGISHVALRVSDLARSRVFYQEFLGYATVQAATAEKDSTLRVAVGERQYVELRDGLRPDGDRLDHIALETDDAEGMRRYLAARGVEVPGVVSEANGKRCLMVRDPEGRSIEFVQPAPEAGPRNTLPRPASAPGPVASLIRHAGILAGDLSAADHFYHEVLGLTEVWRGSRSGTELSWVNLRVPDGLDYLELMLYGTLPPPNARGSQHHICLEVSDLDEAKARLL, encoded by the coding sequence GTGACCAGACTGCGCTGGGCGCCCGTTCTCGGGAGTCTGATCATCGCTGCGACGCCTCCTGGCTCCCCGAACATGTCCGCCGTCCGCGCCTCGGGGGGCCCCGGGCGTCCCCGTATTCTCGGGATCTCTCATGTGGCCCTGCGGGTTAGCGACCTCGCGCGCTCGAGAGTCTTTTACCAGGAGTTTCTGGGCTATGCCACGGTACAGGCGGCGACTGCAGAGAAGGATTCGACGCTCCGCGTCGCCGTGGGGGAGCGACAGTACGTGGAGTTGCGCGACGGCCTGAGACCTGACGGGGATCGGCTGGACCACATCGCTCTCGAGACCGACGACGCCGAGGGAATGCGCCGTTACTTGGCGGCACGAGGAGTTGAGGTCCCTGGCGTTGTGTCTGAAGCGAACGGGAAACGCTGCCTCATGGTGAGGGACCCCGAGGGACGCTCGATTGAGTTCGTGCAGCCCGCTCCCGAGGCGGGGCCGAGAAACACTCTCCCCCGGCCCGCGTCGGCTCCGGGGCCCGTGGCTAGCCTGATCCGACACGCGGGGATCCTGGCGGGCGATCTGTCCGCGGCCGACCACTTCTACCACGAGGTCCTGGGTCTGACCGAGGTCTGGCGGGGCAGCCGTTCGGGCACCGAGCTGTCGTGGGTCAACCTGCGAGTTCCCGACGGGTTGGACTACCTTGAGCTTATGCTCTACGGCACCCTTCCGCCGCCGAACGCACGCGGCTCCCAGCACCACATCTGCCTGGAGGTGAGTGACCTCGATGAGGCCAAAGCACGCCTTCTCG